One Peromyscus maniculatus bairdii isolate BWxNUB_F1_BW_parent chromosome 14, HU_Pman_BW_mat_3.1, whole genome shotgun sequence genomic window carries:
- the Ppm1a gene encoding protein phosphatase 1A isoform X2 has translation MGAFLDKPKMEKHNAQGQGNGLRYGLSSMQGWRVEMEDAHTAVIGLPSGLETWSFFAVYDGHAGSQVAKYCCEHLLDHITNNQDFKGSAGAPSVENVKNGIRTGFLEIDEHMRVMSEKKHGADRSGSTAVGVLISPQHTYFINCGDSRGLLCRNRKVHFFTQDHKPSNPLEKERIQNAGGSVMIQRVNGSLAVSRALGDFDYKCVHGKGPTEQLVSPEPEVHDIERSEEDDQFIILACDGIWDVMGNEELCDFVRSRLEVTDDLEKVCNEVVDTCLYKGSRDNMSVILICFPNAPKVSAEAVKKEAELDKYLECRVEEIIKKQGEGVPDLVHVMRTLASENIPSLPPGGELASKRNVIEAVYNRLNPYKNDDTDSTSTDDMW, from the exons ATGGGAGCATTTTTAGACAAGCCAAAGATGGAAAAGCATAATGCCCAGGGGCAGGGGAATGGGTTACGCTATGGCCTAAGCAGCATGCAAGGTTGGCGAGTTGAAATGGAGGATGCGCATACGGCTGTGATCGGTTTGCCAAGCGGACTTGAGACGTGGTCATTCTTTGCTGTATATGATGGGCATGCTGGTTCTCAGGTTGCCAAATACTGCTGTGAGCATTTGTTAGATCACATCACCAATAACCAGGATTTTAAAGGCTCTGCAGGAGCACCTTCTGTGGAAAATGTAAAGAATGGGATCAGAACAGGGTTTCTGGAGATTGATGAACACATGAGGGTTATGTCAGAGAAGAAACACGGTGCAGACAGAAGTGGGTCGACAGCTGTGGGGGTCCTAATTTCCCCCCAGCACACTTACTTCATTAACTGTGGAGACTCGCGAGGGTTACTCTGTAGGAACAGGAAAGTTCACTTCTTCACACAAGACCACAAACCAAGCAATCCGCTGGAGAAAGAACGAATTCAGAATGCAGGGGGCTCTGTGATGATCCAGCGTGTGAACGGCTCTCTGGCTGTGTCAAGGGCCCTTGGGGATTTCGATTACAAATGTGTCCATGGAAAAGGTCCCACAGAGCAGCTCGTCTCACCGGAGCCGGAAGTCCATGATATTGAAAGATCTGAAGAGGATGACCAGTTCATTATTCTTGCATGTGATGGCATCTGGGACGTCATGGGAAACGAAGAGCTCTGTGACTTCGTGAGATCCAGACTTGAAGTCACTGATGACCTTGAGAAAGTTTGCAATGAAGTAGTTGACACCTGTTTGTACAAG ggaaGTCGAGACAACATGAGTGTGATTTTGATCTGTTTTCCCAATGCACCTAAAGTCTCAGCAGAAGCCGTGAAGAAGGAGGCGGAGCTGGACAAGTACCTGGAATGCAGAGTAGAAG AAATCATAAAGAAGCAGGGGGAAGGCGTCCCTGACTTAGTCCATGTGATGCGAACGTTAGCAAGTGAGAACATCCCCAGCCTCCCACCAGGGGGTGAATTGGCAAGCAA GCGGAATGTAATTGAAGCCGTTTACAATAGACTGAACCCTTACAAAAACGATGACACT GATTCTACATCAACTGATGATATGTGGTAA